In the Piscinibacter sp. XHJ-5 genome, one interval contains:
- the rpmI gene encoding 50S ribosomal protein L35 encodes MPKMKTKSGAKKRFRVRPGGTVKRGQAFKRHILTKKSTKNKRHLRGSVAVHETNMGHIEKMLPFAGL; translated from the coding sequence ATGCCCAAAATGAAGACCAAGAGCGGCGCGAAGAAGCGTTTTCGCGTTCGCCCGGGTGGCACCGTCAAGCGCGGTCAGGCGTTCAAGCGCCACATCCTCACCAAGAAGTCCACGAAGAACAAGCGCCACCTGCGTGGCTCTGTCGCCGTGCACGAGACCAACATGGGCCACATCGAGAAGATGCTGCCCTTTGCCGGCCTCTGA
- the thrS gene encoding threonine--tRNA ligase, with amino-acid sequence MVSIQLPDGSKREYPSPVTVAEVAQSIGSGLAKAAIAGRIGQGDSARVVDTSFRIDRDTPLAIVTEKDPAGLEVIRHSTAHLLAYAVKELFPEAQVTIGPVIENGFYYDFSYKRPFTPEDLAAIEAKMSELAKKDEKVERRVLPRDEAVAYFKGIGEHYKAEIISSIPAGEDVSLYREGAFEDLCRGPHVPSTGRLKHFKLMKVAGAYWRGDHRNEMLQRIYGTAWATKDELQQYLHMLEEAEKRDHRKLGRELDLFHIDDHAPGLVFWHPKGWTIWQQVEQYMRQVYRDNGYREVKGPQILDQGLWEKTGHWDKYRENMFTTESEKRDYALKPMNCPGHVLIYKQGIKSYRDLPLRYGEFGQCHRNEPTGGLHGIMRVRGFTQDDGHIFCTEDHILAECVAYTALLQRVYKDFGFKDIIYKVATRPDARIGSDEVWDKAEAALIESLKASGCEFDIAPGEGAFYGPKIEYTLKDALGRHWQCGTMQVDFSMAGRLGAEYVAESGERRTPVMLHRAIVGSLERFIGILIEEHAGALPVWLAPVQVVVLNITEAQAEYAAEVVKSLQKQGLRVESDLRNEKINYKIREHSMQKVPFLLVVGDKEKANGAVAVRARGNQDLGVMPLADFHARIASDIAHKV; translated from the coding sequence ATGGTCTCGATCCAGTTGCCCGACGGTTCCAAGCGCGAGTACCCGAGCCCTGTCACCGTCGCCGAGGTGGCGCAATCCATTGGCAGCGGGCTGGCCAAGGCGGCGATCGCCGGGCGCATCGGGCAGGGCGATTCGGCGCGAGTGGTCGACACGAGCTTTCGCATCGACCGCGACACGCCGCTGGCCATCGTCACCGAGAAGGACCCGGCCGGCCTCGAGGTCATACGCCATTCGACGGCGCATCTGCTCGCCTACGCGGTGAAGGAGCTGTTCCCGGAGGCCCAGGTGACGATCGGGCCGGTCATCGAGAACGGGTTCTACTACGACTTCTCGTACAAGCGTCCTTTCACGCCGGAGGACCTGGCCGCCATCGAGGCGAAGATGAGCGAGCTCGCGAAGAAGGACGAGAAGGTCGAGCGGCGCGTGCTGCCGCGCGACGAGGCGGTGGCGTATTTCAAGGGCATCGGCGAGCACTACAAGGCCGAGATCATCTCCAGCATCCCGGCCGGCGAGGATGTGTCGTTGTACCGCGAGGGCGCATTCGAGGACCTGTGCCGCGGGCCTCACGTGCCCAGCACGGGGCGGCTGAAGCACTTCAAGCTGATGAAGGTGGCCGGCGCGTACTGGCGCGGCGACCACCGCAACGAGATGCTTCAACGCATCTACGGCACGGCGTGGGCGACGAAGGACGAGCTGCAGCAATACCTGCACATGCTCGAGGAAGCCGAGAAGCGAGACCACCGCAAGCTGGGCCGGGAGCTCGATCTTTTCCACATCGATGACCACGCGCCCGGCCTGGTGTTCTGGCATCCCAAGGGCTGGACGATCTGGCAGCAGGTCGAGCAGTACATGCGGCAGGTCTACCGCGACAACGGCTACCGCGAGGTCAAGGGCCCGCAGATCCTCGATCAGGGCCTGTGGGAGAAGACGGGCCACTGGGACAAGTACCGCGAGAACATGTTCACGACGGAATCGGAGAAGCGCGACTACGCGCTCAAGCCGATGAACTGCCCCGGGCACGTGCTGATCTACAAGCAGGGCATCAAGAGCTACCGCGACCTGCCGCTGCGCTACGGGGAGTTCGGCCAGTGCCACCGCAACGAGCCGACGGGCGGCCTGCACGGGATCATGCGAGTGCGCGGCTTCACGCAGGACGACGGCCACATCTTCTGCACCGAGGACCACATCCTGGCGGAGTGCGTCGCCTACACGGCACTGCTGCAGCGGGTCTACAAGGACTTCGGCTTCAAGGACATCATCTACAAGGTCGCCACGCGCCCCGACGCGCGGATCGGCTCCGACGAGGTCTGGGACAAGGCCGAGGCGGCGCTCATCGAGAGCCTGAAGGCCTCGGGCTGCGAGTTCGACATCGCGCCCGGCGAGGGGGCGTTCTACGGCCCGAAGATCGAATACACGCTGAAGGACGCCCTGGGCCGCCACTGGCAATGCGGCACGATGCAGGTCGACTTCTCAATGGCCGGGCGTCTGGGCGCCGAGTACGTGGCCGAGAGCGGCGAGCGGCGCACGCCGGTCATGCTGCACCGGGCGATCGTCGGTTCGCTCGAGCGTTTCATTGGCATCCTGATCGAGGAGCACGCGGGCGCCTTGCCCGTCTGGCTGGCCCCGGTGCAGGTGGTGGTGCTCAATATCACGGAAGCGCAAGCGGAATATGCGGCCGAAGTGGTGAAATCGCTTCAAAAACAAGGGCTTAGAGTTGAATCCGATTTGCGCAACGAGAAAATCAACTATAAAATCCGGGAGCATTCGATGCAGAAGGTCCCGTTTCTCCTTGTCGTCGGCGACAAGGAGAAGGCCAACGGGGCCGTTGCGGTGCGCGCCCGGGGCAATCAGGACCTGGGTGTGATGCCCCTGGCAGACTTCCACGCGAGGATCGCCAGCGACATCGCCCACAAGGTGTGA
- a CDS encoding phospholipase: protein MPKEAALAIHAGPRALKQLREGRLRPQDVRAIPAAAGGPKGLVLSPLDQFIFGEWLAASDHTVHLLGASIGAWRMATGCLDRPAAAFAQMAEDYIRQEYEHAPGKPPKASHVSEVFGAKLAERFLREAHDGRTGAQQVLQHPRFRLHVFTSRGRHLMRREGRIRTPLGYLGAFATNALSRKAMGGWLERVIFSDARDPLPLHLHDYRTHIVPLDAHNLQPSILASCSIPFWLEAVHDIPGAPRGAYWDGGITDYHLHLDYASMHEGLVLYPHFQKTVIPGWLDKAFKHRHRATQHLDNVIVLSPEPQWVKTLPNGKLPDRNDFKHYGDDTPARVKAWTRAVQESQRLRDEFAAWVGGAATIELKPLT from the coding sequence ATGCCGAAGGAAGCCGCGCTCGCGATCCACGCCGGCCCGCGCGCGCTGAAGCAGCTGCGCGAAGGCCGTCTTCGACCGCAGGACGTGCGCGCGATCCCCGCGGCGGCAGGCGGGCCCAAGGGACTGGTGCTGAGTCCGCTCGACCAGTTCATCTTCGGCGAATGGCTCGCGGCGAGCGATCACACCGTGCACCTGCTGGGCGCGTCGATCGGCGCCTGGCGCATGGCCACCGGCTGCCTCGACCGGCCGGCGGCCGCGTTCGCGCAGATGGCCGAGGATTACATCCGCCAGGAGTACGAGCACGCGCCCGGCAAGCCGCCCAAGGCAAGCCACGTGAGCGAGGTGTTCGGCGCCAAGCTCGCGGAGCGCTTTCTTCGAGAAGCCCACGATGGGCGAACCGGCGCGCAGCAGGTGTTGCAGCATCCGCGCTTTCGGCTGCATGTGTTCACCAGCCGCGGCCGGCATCTGATGCGGCGAGAGGGGCGCATCCGCACGCCGCTGGGCTACCTGGGCGCCTTCGCGACGAACGCGCTGAGCCGCAAGGCCATGGGCGGCTGGCTGGAGCGCGTGATCTTTTCCGATGCACGCGATCCGCTGCCGCTGCACCTGCACGACTACCGCACGCACATCGTTCCGCTCGATGCGCACAACCTGCAGCCCAGCATCCTCGCAAGCTGCTCCATCCCGTTCTGGCTCGAGGCGGTGCACGACATCCCCGGCGCACCGCGGGGCGCGTACTGGGACGGCGGCATCACCGACTACCACCTGCACCTCGACTACGCGTCGATGCATGAGGGCCTGGTGCTTTACCCGCATTTCCAGAAGACGGTGATCCCGGGCTGGCTCGACAAGGCCTTCAAGCACCGGCATCGCGCAACCCAGCATCTCGACAACGTCATCGTGCTGTCGCCCGAGCCGCAGTGGGTGAAGACGCTTCCCAACGGCAAGCTGCCGGACCGCAACGACTTCAAGCACTACGGCGACGACACGCCGGCACGTGTCAAGGCGTGGACGCGCGCGGTGCAGGAGAGCCAGAGGCTGCGCGACGAGTTCGCGGCCTGGGTGGGCGGTGCGGCAACGATCGAGCTGAAGCCGCTGACCTGA
- a CDS encoding superoxide dismutase family protein → MNRFHSLAVAAALTALGGCGSAPESVAASGSTASRAAPAARAKATATLEPTRGNTAAGTVTFEQHGDHVMVVAKVTGLKPNQDHGFHAHEKGDCSSGDGMSTGGHFNPNGKPHGPQSGDHHAGDMPALKADANGNADARFHLTGVTLGSGPADLIGKGLIVHAQPDDYTTQPTGNAGGRIACGVIKPA, encoded by the coding sequence ATGAACCGATTCCACTCGCTCGCGGTTGCCGCCGCCTTGACGGCACTCGGCGGCTGCGGCAGCGCGCCGGAGAGCGTGGCCGCCAGCGGCAGCACCGCTAGCCGCGCCGCTCCGGCTGCACGCGCCAAGGCCACCGCCACGCTCGAGCCGACGCGTGGCAACACCGCGGCCGGCACGGTCACCTTCGAGCAGCACGGCGACCACGTCATGGTGGTCGCCAAGGTCACGGGCCTGAAGCCCAACCAGGATCACGGTTTCCATGCGCACGAGAAGGGTGACTGCTCGAGCGGCGACGGCATGAGCACCGGCGGCCACTTCAATCCGAACGGCAAGCCGCACGGGCCCCAGAGCGGCGACCACCATGCGGGCGACATGCCCGCGCTCAAGGCCGATGCCAACGGCAACGCCGATGCGCGTTTTCACCTCACCGGGGTGACCCTCGGCTCGGGCCCCGCCGACCTGATCGGCAAGGGGCTGATCGTCCACGCGCAGCCCGACGACTACACGACCCAGCCGACCGGCAATGCCGGCGGCCGCATTGCCTGCGGCGTCATCAAGCCGGCGTGA
- a CDS encoding acyl-CoA thioesterase has translation MNLPNHELTMTVLMTPDMANFTGNVHGGTILKLLDQVAYACASRYCGRYVVTLSVDQVMFRQPIHVGELVTFLASVNYTGTTSMEVGIKVVAENIQTQTLRHANSCFFTMVAMDAERKAAAVPPLVPATPDQVRRHHAAKARRDLRQEFEQRMKAMRAV, from the coding sequence ATGAACCTGCCCAACCACGAGCTGACCATGACGGTGCTGATGACGCCCGACATGGCCAACTTCACCGGCAACGTGCACGGAGGCACCATCCTCAAGCTGCTGGACCAGGTCGCCTATGCGTGCGCGAGCCGCTACTGCGGGCGCTATGTCGTCACGCTGTCGGTGGACCAGGTGATGTTCCGCCAGCCCATCCATGTCGGTGAACTGGTGACCTTCCTGGCGAGCGTCAACTACACCGGCACGACCTCGATGGAGGTCGGCATCAAGGTTGTCGCCGAGAACATCCAGACCCAGACCCTGCGGCACGCCAACAGCTGCTTCTTCACCATGGTCGCCATGGACGCCGAGCGCAAGGCCGCCGCCGTCCCGCCGCTGGTCCCCGCCACGCCGGACCAGGTGCGTCGTCACCACGCCGCAAAAGCCCGGCGCGATCTGCGGCAGGAGTTCGAGCAGCGCATGAAGGCGATGCGCGCCGTCTAG
- the infC gene encoding translation initiation factor IF-3, with the protein MATFADRRTPNAERKHRLNREIMAPEVRLNGVENEPLGIVPIQEALRMAGDLDVDLVEIAAQADPPVCRLMDYGKFKYQEQKRAAEAKAKQKVIEVKEVKFRPGTDEGDYQIKMRNLRRFIEEDGDKGKVTLRYRGREITHQEIGMRLLERIRDELADVAVVENMPKLEGRQMIMVLAPKRK; encoded by the coding sequence ATCGCTACTTTTGCTGACCGCCGTACTCCCAACGCCGAGCGCAAGCACCGCCTGAACCGGGAGATCATGGCACCGGAAGTCCGTTTGAACGGCGTCGAGAACGAGCCCCTGGGCATCGTTCCGATCCAGGAGGCCCTGCGCATGGCAGGCGACCTGGACGTGGACCTGGTGGAGATCGCCGCGCAGGCGGATCCCCCGGTGTGCCGCCTGATGGACTACGGCAAGTTCAAGTACCAGGAGCAAAAGCGCGCAGCGGAAGCCAAGGCCAAGCAGAAGGTCATCGAGGTCAAGGAAGTGAAGTTCCGCCCCGGCACCGACGAGGGCGACTACCAGATCAAGATGCGCAACCTGCGCCGCTTCATCGAGGAGGACGGCGACAAGGGCAAGGTGACCTTGCGGTACAGAGGCCGCGAAATCACCCACCAGGAGATCGGCATGCGCCTCCTGGAACGCATCCGCGACGAACTGGCGGATGTGGCAGTCGTGGAGAACATGCCAAAGCTCGAAGGGCGCCAGATGATCATGGTGCTGGCCCCGAAGCGGAAGTAA
- the rplT gene encoding 50S ribosomal protein L20 gives MPRVKRGVTARARHKKVLALAKGFRGRRKNVFRIAKEAVMRAGQYAYRDRRTKKRVFRQLWIARINAASRGLGLTYSKFMAGLKKASIDIDRKVLADMAVNDPAAFGSIVEKVKAQLA, from the coding sequence ATGCCTCGCGTCAAACGTGGTGTCACCGCCCGCGCACGTCACAAGAAGGTTCTCGCGCTCGCCAAGGGTTTCCGCGGCCGCCGCAAGAACGTGTTCCGCATCGCCAAGGAAGCGGTGATGCGGGCTGGGCAATATGCCTACCGTGACCGTCGCACCAAGAAGCGTGTTTTCCGCCAGCTCTGGATCGCCCGCATCAACGCGGCGAGCCGGGGACTGGGGCTGACCTACAGCAAATTCATGGCTGGCTTGAAGAAGGCGTCGATCGACATCGACCGCAAGGTTCTCGCCGACATGGCTGTCAACGATCCTGCCGCCTTTGGCAGCATCGTCGAAAAGGTGAAGGCCCAGCTCGCTTGA
- a CDS encoding glycine zipper 2TM domain-containing protein: MRSSAFAAALVAALIATGCATPRHGAPVPAAPQGGSYYGSQYGVVQSIDTVRAQSQTSGGGALVGGAVGGLVGRQLEHGRNRDLATGVGVVAGAIIGNEIEKNSRGARDIYRVTVQLRGGGLRSFDYASLNDDLRVGDRVRIENNQLYRW; the protein is encoded by the coding sequence ATGAGATCGTCCGCATTCGCCGCCGCCTTGGTCGCGGCCCTGATCGCCACCGGCTGCGCCACCCCGCGGCACGGCGCACCGGTTCCTGCCGCCCCGCAGGGCGGCAGTTACTACGGCAGCCAATACGGCGTTGTCCAGAGCATCGACACCGTGAGGGCGCAAAGCCAGACCAGCGGCGGCGGCGCCCTCGTCGGCGGCGCCGTCGGCGGTCTGGTGGGCCGCCAGCTCGAGCACGGCCGCAACCGCGACCTGGCCACCGGTGTCGGCGTCGTGGCCGGCGCGATCATCGGCAACGAGATCGAGAAGAACAGCCGCGGCGCACGCGACATCTACCGCGTCACCGTGCAGCTGCGCGGCGGCGGGCTGCGCAGCTTCGACTACGCCTCCCTGAACGACGATCTGCGCGTGGGCGATCGTGTCCGCATCGAGAACAACCAGCTGTATCGCTGGTAG
- a CDS encoding DUF4331 domain-containing protein, translating into MSHRSLHPGRLLPVVAALCATAAGLLALPAHASSHREAPFITTAPKVDGTDLYMFSSYEPGREGYVTLIANYQPLQAPYGGPNYFQMDHNALYEIHIDNDGDAREDLTFQFRFKNKLNNATLPIGGKNVAIPLIQAGQVTDVKSPSLNVSESYTVDVVRGHRRTGSRAAVTNAVGGSATFDKPVDNIGTKTIPDYAGYAAKHVYTVAIPGCNMPGKLFVGQRKEAFAVNLGTIFDLVNAPVSVITNPALINAAPNTIDDANVTSLALEVHKSCLTKGSDPVIGAWTTASLRQGRLLDPTPRQGLQTSEVAGGAWTQVSRLGMPLVNEVVIGLPDKDRFNGSRPKDDGQFADYVTHPTLPALLEIALGLPNIAPKNLPRTDLVTTFLTGIKGVNQPAAPTPSEMLRLNTGTPPTPEAMQNRLGLAGGDAAGYPNGRRPKDDTVDISLVAVMGGLCMLNGDNNALGLGADCKPANVPLGATSLKLHDAVDQAVVPLLPKFPYLFTPTPGAQ; encoded by the coding sequence ATGAGCCATCGTTCACTACACCCGGGCCGCTTGCTGCCCGTCGTGGCCGCCTTGTGCGCCACCGCCGCGGGGCTGCTTGCGCTGCCCGCGCATGCCTCCAGCCATCGCGAGGCGCCCTTCATCACCACCGCGCCCAAGGTCGACGGCACCGACCTCTACATGTTCTCCAGCTACGAGCCCGGCCGCGAGGGCTACGTCACGCTGATCGCCAACTACCAGCCGCTGCAGGCGCCGTACGGCGGCCCGAACTACTTCCAGATGGACCACAACGCGCTGTACGAGATCCACATCGACAACGACGGCGATGCGCGCGAGGACCTCACCTTCCAGTTCCGCTTCAAGAACAAGCTCAACAACGCCACGCTGCCGATCGGCGGCAAGAACGTCGCGATTCCCTTGATCCAGGCGGGGCAGGTGACCGACGTGAAGTCGCCTTCGCTCAACGTCAGCGAGAGCTACACCGTCGATGTGGTGCGCGGCCACCGCCGCACCGGCTCGCGCGCGGCGGTCACCAACGCCGTGGGCGGCAGCGCCACATTCGACAAGCCTGTCGACAACATCGGCACGAAGACGATTCCGGACTACGCGGGCTACGCGGCCAAGCACGTCTACACCGTTGCCATTCCCGGCTGCAACATGCCCGGCAAGCTCTTCGTCGGCCAGCGCAAGGAAGCCTTCGCGGTGAACCTCGGCACGATCTTCGACCTGGTCAATGCGCCGGTGTCGGTGATCACGAATCCCGCGCTCATCAACGCCGCCCCCAACACCATCGACGATGCCAACGTCACTTCGCTGGCGCTGGAGGTCCACAAGAGCTGCCTCACCAAAGGCTCCGATCCTGTGATCGGCGCCTGGACCACGGCCAGCCTGCGCCAGGGGCGTCTGCTCGACCCCACGCCCAGGCAGGGTCTGCAGACGAGCGAGGTCGCGGGCGGCGCGTGGACGCAGGTGTCGCGACTGGGCATGCCGCTGGTCAACGAGGTCGTCATCGGCCTGCCCGACAAGGACCGCTTCAACGGCTCGCGTCCCAAAGACGACGGGCAGTTCGCCGACTACGTCACCCACCCGACGCTGCCGGCATTGCTCGAGATCGCGCTCGGCCTGCCCAACATCGCGCCGAAGAACCTGCCGCGCACGGACCTGGTGACGACCTTCCTGACGGGCATCAAGGGCGTGAACCAGCCGGCTGCGCCGACGCCGTCGGAAATGCTGCGTCTGAACACCGGCACGCCGCCGACGCCGGAAGCCATGCAGAACCGCCTCGGCCTGGCGGGCGGCGATGCGGCGGGCTATCCGAACGGCCGCCGGCCGAAGGACGACACCGTCGACATTTCGCTGGTGGCGGTGATGGGCGGGCTGTGCATGCTGAACGGCGACAACAACGCGCTGGGTCTCGGCGCCGACTGCAAGCCGGCCAACGTCCCGCTCGGCGCCACGTCGCTGAAGCTGCACGACGCGGTCGACCAGGCCGTGGTGCCGCTGCTGCCGAAGTTTCCCTACCTGTTCACGCCGACCCCCGGCGCCCAATGA
- the pheS gene encoding phenylalanine--tRNA ligase subunit alpha: MNDLDQLVLDAQTDFAKAPTPAELENAKARYLGKAGRVTELLKALGALTAEEKKSRGALINAAKQQVESALNARRHALAEAELEQQLKSEALDVTLPGRRRGEGAVHPVIRTMERIEQIFGSMGFDIADGPEIETDWYNFTALNSPENHPARSMQDTFYVDAKDAEGRWLNLRTHTSPMQIRYARAHAKKYASAARMPDIRVIAPGRTYRVDSDATHSPMFHQVEGLWVGENVSFKDLKVMYLDFIQAFFETTELQLRFRPSYFPFTEPSAEIDIMFEHGPLAGKWLEVSGSGQVHPQVIRNMGLDPERFIGFAFGSGIDRLAMLRYGISDLRLFFDGDLRFLSQFK, from the coding sequence ATGAACGACCTCGATCAACTGGTGCTCGACGCCCAGACCGACTTCGCGAAGGCGCCGACGCCCGCAGAGCTGGAGAACGCGAAGGCGCGCTATCTCGGCAAGGCGGGCCGCGTCACCGAGCTGCTGAAGGCGCTGGGCGCGCTCACCGCCGAGGAAAAGAAGTCCCGCGGCGCGCTGATCAACGCCGCCAAGCAGCAGGTCGAATCCGCGCTCAACGCGCGCCGCCATGCGCTGGCCGAGGCCGAGCTCGAGCAGCAGCTCAAGAGCGAAGCGCTGGACGTCACGCTGCCGGGCCGCCGCCGGGGCGAAGGTGCCGTGCATCCGGTCATCCGCACGATGGAGCGCATCGAGCAGATCTTCGGCTCGATGGGTTTCGACATCGCCGACGGCCCCGAGATCGAGACCGACTGGTACAACTTCACCGCGCTCAACAGCCCCGAGAACCATCCGGCGCGCTCGATGCAGGACACCTTCTACGTCGACGCCAAGGATGCCGAAGGCCGCTGGCTCAATCTGCGCACCCACACCTCTCCGATGCAGATCCGCTATGCGCGCGCGCATGCGAAGAAATATGCGAGCGCGGCCCGCATGCCGGACATTCGCGTCATCGCCCCGGGCCGCACCTACCGGGTGGACAGCGACGCCACGCACTCGCCGATGTTCCACCAGGTCGAGGGCCTGTGGGTCGGCGAGAACGTGAGCTTCAAGGACCTGAAGGTGATGTACCTCGACTTCATCCAGGCCTTCTTCGAGACCACCGAGCTGCAGCTGCGCTTCCGGCCGAGCTACTTCCCGTTCACCGAGCCCAGCGCCGAGATCGACATCATGTTCGAGCACGGGCCGCTGGCCGGCAAATGGCTCGAGGTGTCGGGCTCCGGCCAGGTGCATCCGCAGGTCATCCGCAACATGGGTCTCGATCCGGAGCGCTTCATCGGCTTCGCCTTCGGCTCCGGCATCGACCGGCTGGCGATGCTGCGCTACGGCATCAGCGACCTGCGCCTGTTCTTCGACGGCGACCTGCGCTTCCTGTCCCAGTTCAAGTAA